GGGCTAATCGTGATcccgttggtatttactgagcgctgactccgtgcagggcactggaccgagcgcttggcatggacaattggGCGAAAGATGGACACCATCCAGCCCTGCCCAAGAACAGGCTCGTTCGCTCAATCGTGTCCGTtcagcgctcactccgtgcggaccactggaccgagcgcttggagcggACGATTGGGCACCGGGGAGACAGCATCCTTGCCCGACCCCGGGCTCTCCGTctaaagcggggagacggacggcagggcAGACGAAAACAAGACGGCGTCATCAACGTAAATAGCATCAGGGAGACAGAGGCCGTGGAGACCACCCCGGCGGAGACCGCcggtcaatcggtggtgtttctCCAAGGCCCACTGGGTGCGGAGcggtgtaccgagcacttgggagagtataaatgtCACCGAGCTGGTAGACGCAGACGGGGTGTAGAAACGTCCCCTGGAAACGTAGCCCTCTGAAATCCTTGGGGGTCGAACGGGTTGCAGAGGAGCAAAAGTCCCTGTTCTGCCcgctctgtggggggggggggggcgggaggaagaagaaaaaatgcaAACTTTAAATCCACGCCGAGTAGTTGCACGTCTGCAGCGAGGACAGCTCGTCGCTTTAGAGGCTCTACCCCGGTAAGGTCCCTCTGACATTTCCTGCCGATCTAGActgtgctgtgtggctgtgggcaagtcacttgacgtctctgggcctcagttgcctcgtctggaaaatggggatgaagactgggagcctcaggtggggcgacctgatgaccctgtatctcccccagcgcttagaacggtgctccgcgcatagcgagcgcttaacagataccaacattattattattatgggcgggGAGCCTGTCTGCCGGCTCtgtcatactgcactctcccaacacttagtacagtgccccgcctaaagtaagcgctcagtaaatacattgatcTAGCCAGAACGGCCTTGCAAATATGTACTGAGGTTGTATTAGCCCgtgttccctccccgcccccagtacGAAATAAACAGTGGCAGCTTTCTTTACTTGTCGTAAATGAATAAAACCTATTGTCGTAtcaggcgcttactgtgggccgagcactacactgagcgccgggtagatacgaggtaatcaggtgggaaagagtccctgtcccacacggcgtTCACGTCAATCATGGTGGGCGTACGTCTGTTTGCGggagctcactgcgggcggggaattattgtttattgttgtattacactttcccagatgctcagtacggcgcttcacacgcagtaagtgcttaataaatacgatcgatcgaatgaatggtttagtgcggcgcggggggggggggggggtcccgagcGTTCTCCGATTAATCCATTCTGAGGGCTTTTAATTCTGGAACTTGTAAAAACCCTTTATTCGTACTGAAGGGCTGGCTTCATGTTTTTTAGGCTCTAAGCCTCTGCCTCGCCACGGTTATAAACCCTCGCCTCCAAACGGATGCGGATCGCCATTGTTTGGGGTTAACGTAAGTACCGTGggattgttttttaaaatggtatttaagagcttgctaGGCGTCggacgccgtactgagcgctagggtagatgccagCCGATCAGGtcgggcgcggtccccgtcccccacggggctcacctactcgtcgtgggcagggaacgggaatTGTTTACTGTGgcatcgtgctctcccaggggctcagtacagggcgcgcagtgagcgctccgtaaatacgactgagcgactgaatgcattttacagaggaggaaactgaggcacagagaagtgaagcgacccgcccgaggtcacccagcagacagacggGCGGAGCCAgcgttagaacccgggccctggaGAATTCCTAATTAGATTCCTGCTCCAGCCGGTGGGAATGCCGTCTAGCGACTCGGTTCCgtgggaccctcccaagcgcttagtgcagcgcggCGCACACGGGAAACGCTCGGTCGGTGCCACCGATAGGGAAGAGGGCTAGTCCGAAGGTGATGGTCCGAAGGGATCGATCCAGAGGGGCAGATGTTCTGCTAACGAGTTAGCCTTTCTTCCCAGCGGCGTGTTTTACTGCCGGAGCGGAAGGCGAGGATCCCGTCTCTTCCCCGGCAGGAGGGAGTAAAAGCgaaaaaggaaaggatggagggagaCAGGGTAACTGTGAGGGGGCGGGGCGTTCCGCAGGTGGAAAGCAAGAGACCGAAagctccccgggggccgggatcGGGTCGGGCGGGAGAAGTCGCCGAGCCGCGGCCTCGCCGGCCGGCTCACCGCTCCGAAATCCCTGCCCGCAGTTGGACGTGGGCATCCCCTCGGTGACGCGATGCTGCGACCGTCACGACCGGTGCTACGACACCTGCGGCAGAAGCAAGGGGGAGTGCGACCGGGAGTTCCGGGCCTGCCTCTCCGAGATCTGCCGGGAGCTACAGAAGACGCTGGGATTCTCCCGGGACTCGCAGGGTAAgtaaaggcggggaggggagtggcgGCGTCCTCGGGCCCGCGGCCACCGGGCCCGGGGCCAGGAgccaagaggaggagaggaagtggagacggcGGGTGCGCGCAGCTCGCCCAAGGCGTTTGGAGAGGAGTGACGGGAAGGAGCGGGGTGATGAGCGGAAGGTGCCTCGGCGTCAAGGGCGGGATTCGTTTTCGTTTTAGTACGGGGGAGGCACGGGTAGAGGACCCGTTGGAAGGCGAGCCGTTAAAGCTGACggccggggagggaagagaaagtcgGAGAAAGGGATCGCGACCAGCAACCGTAGCGTGGGGTGCTTTCCCGAGTGCTGCGCGCACGGTGAGGGCTGAATAGATACCATCGACTGGGGGGTGGCGGGTGTCAGAGGGGCGGGCGAGAGGGGAGAATtcgagaggaggcgggagagacCTAGGAGGTACGGCTGGGAAATcacagagggggcaggaggaggggaccgcagaggagcaggggagatcttAGGGAGATCTCGCCCGGTGGTCGTAATTTTCTCGTAGCCGGCCAGGTCATCGGGAGCGAGAGGTGGGGGACGCGAGGGAGTGtaggggattggaggagggagtcgAAGGTCTGAAATAACTGGCACCGacggtgggcccgggagtcggtgAAGACGGAGGAGTATCGTGACCGGGCGGAGGACAGGGCAGGGACAAAGCAGGTGAGGATTCATTTGATACGAGTCACTGTtacgagcgcttgggagagttcgggaCAGTAAAGTGGGGAGACCCTCTCAAGTTCCTCAAGGCGCTCGGtctggaggaggggacagacgctaaaataaaggTCGGTTAACACCCATTCCCGGTatccaggacctggattctaatgctgtcacttgcctgctgcgtgaccttgggcaaagcactcagCTTCTCGGTGTCACcgtttccccgtctgtaaaacggggatttagcgCCCGTTCCGGTCCCCAGTCAGACTGTGTCACCCCCACGCGAGGGTCGGGGGCTGCGTCCGTCCCGACTACGTTGAATCTGCCCCGTTGATCGGGAGAGAGCTTGGCACGAGCACTTAAACGTTATCACTGTGATCGCTGTGGTTGTGTATCTGAAGCGGGAAGACACCGCAGCTTCTACTGCTCTCGTCGTACTGTCTGACAAAGAGCGGGGCTCCCGCGTGGACGGGACACACGCTGAGTTGGACACGCTCCGTTGGCCCCGGGTTTTGGGGGGAGGAGACTTGAGCTTTGGGGCCACCCCGGTCAACCGGCCCTTGACCCGCTCAGTTCCACCGGGGCGTGGGTTTCCGCTACGTGTTTCAGGTGGAACGGTGGTCGGGAAGTTAGGGCGGGTTTTCCCGACGGCTCGGGCCCGTGCGGCCGGAGCGTGGCGCGGGGAGAAACGGCGCGCGCGTGTTTCACGGAGCGAGGACGCAGAGCCTCCCGCGCCCCGACGCCCCCACCTTTGGACGACACGAACTTACGGAAACCGGTCCCGGTTGCCGGTCTCCCTGTTCGGCTGGGCCACGGGCGTCCCGGGAGACGCCCCGGACCGCGCCTTGCGTGATCCCGCTTCCTTTCCTTGCAGCCTGCGAGTCGACGATGGAGCTTCTGTTCGATGGCGTGATCCACCTAGGCTGCAAGCCCTACCTGGACGGCCAGAGAGCCGCCTGTACGTGTCTCTCCGAGCAAAAGACCGACCTTTAAAAGACGATGAGCGCGGCGGACAAACGTAGAGGAGGACCGAGAGGAGgtcggacacccccccccccgactcaccgAGGGCGGAGACGCGAGTCGATTGCGCGGAAGGAAACCATTTTAAATCCTCTCTGGATttggaccaagaaaactctagggatccactCCCGGGACGCcggcaggtggaggcggggcgttccgggagagatgcgtccgtcgCCCGGGGCCGGAGACGACGGTGTGAGACGAGACGCTGGAGAACTGGTGGCGTTTTGAAGCGCGGCGCGGCCTTGCTTCTCCCGACTGGCCGCCCCGGAGCCGGCCCCCCGAAACGCG
The window above is part of the Ornithorhynchus anatinus isolate Pmale09 chromosome 12, mOrnAna1.pri.v4, whole genome shotgun sequence genome. Proteins encoded here:
- the PLA2G12A gene encoding group XIIA secretory phospholipase A2, which translates into the protein RRRRRRRGGGQLPPTPDWRLTLKTVRDGVRRLDAYLGLALDLLGGADGRCSHRCPDGSKPLPRHGYKPSPPNGCGSPLFGVNLDVGIPSVTRCCDRHDRCYDTCGRSKGECDREFRACLSEICRELQKTLGFSRDSQACESTMELLFDGVIHLGCKPYLDGQRAACTCLSEQKTDL